The Deltaproteobacteria bacterium DNA window ATTACGCAAAACGCATGCCAGGCGGTGAGCCACGATGGCACAGTCGCTGGGGAGGCCCAGCCCTCGACGCTATCGAGGGTTGTCGGTCGCGGCCGATCGAGCGCTCTCCCTGACAAGCGTCACGGCAGTGACGAAGGGGGACGTTCTCGACGCCGCGAAACTTCGAGACGCGAGACGCGATCGGCCAAAGGAGAGGGGGGCACGCTCCTTGCTGCTTGCCATCGCGTTCCCGCCCACGCGGAGCTCGCCCCATGTTGCCGACCCCGACCGCGAAACGCCGTAGGACCCCTGCCGTACTCGCGGCAATCCCACTCTCCGCCGCAGTGCTGGGCGGCCTCCTCGCGGTGATCGCGCCACGAGCGCGCCCGCTGCTCGCGGCGGCGGTCGGCATGACACTTGGCCTGACGATCGGCACGGCATGGGCCACCAAGCGCGACCGGCGCGCCGCGCGCCGCATCGAGGGGTCGGCAAGGTCGTCGGCCGCGTCGCTCGGCCTGCTCCTGGCGCATTGCGAGGACGCGTTGGCCGTCACCGACGCCTCGCTGCGCCTCGTGTACGTCAACGAGGCCTTCGCGGCCCTCTGCGGACGCCCCATCGACCCCGCATCGGGCACGACGCTCGTCGATGCCCTCGCGCACCGCTTCGCGGACGACGCGGAGTTCGCACACACGATCGCAGAGCTCGCCGAGGACCCGGAACGCGAGAGCGCCGGCGAGCTCACGCGCCTCTCGACCCCGGCGCGATCCTTCGAGTGGCGCAGTGTCCCGCTACGCGACGCCGGCGGCATCGTCACCGGTCGAGGCTTCCTCTTCCACGACGGCAGCCAGGCGCGCGAGCTCGCCGGCCTCAAGGGCGACTTCCTGAGCACCGTGACGCACGAGCTGCGCACGCCGCTCACTTCGGTCAAAGGATCGCTGCAGCTCGTTCTCGGCAAGTCCGCCGGGCTCTCGCCCATCGATTCGGAGCTGTTGCACATTAGCCTCAAGAACGCCGATCGCTTGATCCGCCTGATCAACGACCTCCTCGACATTTCCCGCCTGGAGCTGGGAAAGATCGAACTGACCTTCGCGAAGGTCGGGATGCCTTCCTTGATCGACGAGGCCGTGGCGGGGCTCCGGGCCTACGCTGCGGCCCGCGAGATCACGATCGCCTCCTCGATCGCCTCCGACGTGCCCGCGCTCGCGGGCGATCGCGATCGCCTGATCCAGGTGTTGACCAACCTCATCTCGAATGCC harbors:
- a CDS encoding PAS domain-containing protein, with the translated sequence MLGGLLAVIAPRARPLLAAAVGMTLGLTIGTAWATKRDRRAARRIEGSARSSAASLGLLLAHCEDALAVTDASLRLVYVNEAFAALCGRPIDPASGTTLVDALAHRFADDAEFAHTIAELAEDPERESAGELTRLSTPARSFEWRSVPLRDAGGIVTGRGFLFHDGSQARELAGLKGDFLSTVTHELRTPLTSVKGSLQLVLGKSAGLSPIDSELLHISLKNADRLIRLINDLLDISRLELGKIELTFAKVGMPSLIDEAVAGLRAYAAAREITIASSIASDVPALAGDRDRLIQVLTNLISNAVKFSPAGGHVDVSVDACSDEVHIAVRDRGVGIPTADQSRLFQRFQRLHPGHSGEPGSGLGLAISKAIVERHGGTILLDSREHEGSTFTVVLPAIRERARAADATARPLSDEEPPTVLLVDDDVELGLTLEKAWGQHYQLTRVERGAEAIDVARRIRPDVVLLDVVLPDLSGYDVLRILRTTGATATIPVIMLTVQPERALSANLGVVDVVPKPLDVAQLTRAVDRALADRRTVESPRLAVGG